In Malassezia vespertilionis chromosome 8, complete sequence, a genomic segment contains:
- the ARO7 gene encoding chorismate mutase (BUSCO:EOG09264719; COG:E; EggNog:ENOG503NVBS), which translates to MTDSINFHNAQVEDILSLDKIRATLQRMEDTIVFNLIERAQFAYNARMYENGAFPDLQQKERWSGSWLAWLPDEYAFTPLQDMPEPILKPVDYPNLLHPHHVNVSSKVLEFYTHKIVPQITEGLNRYGSSAICDVEALSAINRRVHFGMFVSESKFRSDPAAFIGPIQQHDRDALAALITKPAVEAILLERVRQKAEIYGQNLDQKMDDPNREKFRKIQAQEVVHLYKEFIIPLTKEVEVDYLLERLDGLAPDEIAALAQRKPN; encoded by the exons ATGACAGACTCGATAAACTTTCATAATGCACAGGTCGAGGACATTCTGAGCCTTGATAAGATTCGTGCAACGCTTCAGCGTATGGAAGATACGATTGTGTTTAACCTTATCGAGCGTGCACAGTTTGCCTACAATGCACGGATGTACGAAAACGGAGCTTTTCCAGATTTGCAACAAAAAGAGCGCTGGTCCGGCTCATGGCTTGCATGGCT CCCCGATGAATATGCATtcacgccgctgcaagaTATGCCTGAGCCAATTTTAAAGCCAGTGGACTATCCTAACTTGTTGCACCCGCATCATGTGAATGTATCAAGCAAGGTCCTCGAGTTTTATACCCATAAGATCGTCCCGCAAATCACTGAAGGTCTGAACAGG TATGGCTCAAGCGCTATTTGCGATGTAGAAGCTCTGAGTGCGATCAATCGCCGTGTGCACTTTGGCATGTTTGTGTCGGAATCCAAGTTCCGCTCCGACCCCGCAGCATTCATCGGTCCTATTCAACAGCACGATCGCGATGCACTGGCAGCACTCATCACCAAGCCAGCGGTGGAAGCGATCCTACTTGAGCGTGTGAGGCAGAAGGCCGAGATCTACGGTCAAAATCTGGACCAGAAAATGGACGACCCGAACCGCGAAAAGTTCCGAAAGATTCAAGCGCAGGAGGTAGTGCACCTCTACAAGGAATTTATCATCCCCCTCACCAAAGAAGTAGAAGTGGATTACCTGTTGGAACG TCTCGATGGGCTTGCACCCGACGAAATCGCAGCATTGGCACAGCGCAAGCCGAATTAG
- a CDS encoding uncharacterized protein (TransMembrane:1 (o181-201i); EggNog:ENOG503P5JN) yields MHGDEYDTHAWTQKGATSQMVTEDPAGAWVLDSDDESNETDSLGDDWDMYRDFNNMGQGPSAEPEHGMHARKVGDVPRYSERSSKTHLVSVQPLLEQEKDFTRAYSFGSDDDTKLLRRGPMHEPMIELEDLPPLGTEFSSYERERMTRRSRRTRKRLGRLGYLDSWLRGYTPLCGWFGPRAAVAIGFVLVVVIGVTLFFVIPRVPSVTLVTKDPLVPAQARSDMAVTVQPTGFTMNGTLALHMDNSQGWIPSHLKTVEAVVKFQPQDTKVGEGKLKGPWIPGRTSTRLHVPISFSYKSPNATGDDTQLTFQDACAHLSLDLSVKVTLDVAGIAGTHTSLLDLPSFACPWELPN; encoded by the exons ATGCACGGCGACGAATACGATACGCACGCGTGGACACAAAAGGGTGCAACGTCACAGATGGTGACAGAGGATCCCGCCGGTGCGTGGGTTCTCGATAGTGACGACGAGTCGAATGAGACGGACTCGCTCGGGGACG ACTGGGACATGTACCGTGACTTTAACAATATGGGACAGGGGCCATCTGCAGAGCCAGAACATggcatgcatgcacgcaaggTTGGTGATGTCCCACGCTACAGtgagcgcagcagcaagaCGCACCTTGTGTCTGTACAgccgctcctcgagcaAGAGAAGGACTTTACGCGTGCATATTCATTTGGCAGCGATGACGACACCAAattgctgcgccgcggccccATGCATGAGCCGATGATTGAGCTGGAGGATCTACCTCCGTTGGGCACGGAATTCAGCAGTTACGAACGCGAGCGCATGACGCGccgatcgcggcgcacacgaAAGCGGCTCGGACGGCTCGGGTATTTGGATTCGTGGCTCCGCGGCTATACCCCCTTGTGCGGGTGGTTTGgtccacgcgccgcggtaGCGATTGGGTTTGTCCTGGTGGTTGT TATCGGAGTAACGCTCTTTTTTGTCATACCCCGTGTCCCCT CGGTCACACTCGTCACCAAAGACCCGCTCGTCCCAGCGCAGGCTCGCTCGGATATGGCTGTTACGGTACAGCCCACTGGATTCAC CATGAATGggacgctcgcgctgcatatGGACAATTCGCAAGGCTGGATACCTTCGCATCTTAAGACGGTCGAAGCTGTCGTCAAGTTCCAGCCGCAAGATACCAAGGTTGGCGAGGGAAAGCTCAAGGGCCCATGGATCCCCGGCCGCACTTCGACCAGGCTCCATGTTCCTATATCGTTCTCGTACAAGAGCCCGAACGCGACGGGCGATGATACACAACTTACTTTCCAGgacgcgtgcgcgcatttaT CACTCGATTTGTCTGTAAAAGTGACGCTGGACGTTGCCGGTATTGCAGGCACGCACACCTCCTTGCTGGACCTGCCAAGCTTCGCATGTCCGTGGGAACTGCCCAACTAG
- the IES6 gene encoding chromatin-remodeling complex subunit ies6 (EggNog:ENOG503P71K; COG:S), producing the protein MAELEWTSEELSVHDAPRPFKSQTYISRTNGAGARRNKMLKQILNNERDAHLQKMGLAEPRGQKKKQDGTSAKRSCVQADEGAASEEQASDVPRTMLTYTSVDAPPSLLPAKRYCDVTGLVGNYTDPKSRMRYHSVEIYDIMKGFVPGVDNA; encoded by the exons ATGGCGGAGCTCGAGTGGACGTCGGAGGAATTGTCCGTGCatgacgcgccgcggccgttTAAGTCGCAGACGTATATATCGCGTACGAACGGTGCtggtgcgcggcggaaTAAGATGTTAAAGCAGATTTTGAACAATGAGCGTGATGCGCACTTGCAAAAAATGGGGCTTGCCGAACCGCGCGGCCAGAAAAAGAAGCAGGACGGCACGTCTGCGAAGCGCAGCTGTGTGCAAGCAGACGAAGGTGCGGCTTCTGAGGAACAAGCATCCGATGTACCGCGTACGATGCTCACAT ACACGTCTGTCGATGCTCCGCCCAGCTTGCTCCCTGCGAAGCGCTACTGCGATGTTACTGGCCTTGTG GGCAATTATACCGATCCTAAATCACGTATGCGGTACCACAGTGTGGAGATTTACGACATCATGAAGGGATTT GTGCCTGGTGTAGACAATGC TTGA
- a CDS encoding uncharacterized protein (COG:S; TransMembrane:1 (o12-31i); EggNog:ENOG503P7NK), with protein sequence MAGPNMELFRFALYLAFPLGFMVYFGDPAWYDKYVIPIRERYVPPETDFRQPKSREELQELLAKKRGNAPHSTSAPLHPELARSLAAWSNADDARLV encoded by the exons ATGGCGGGACCAAACATGGAGCTCTTTCGCTTTGCGCT TTATCTTGCATTCCCACTCGGGTTTATGGTGTACTTTGGTGATCCCGCTTGGTATGACAAATATGTCATTCCG ATTCGCGAACGTTATGTGCCTCCAGAAACCGACTTT CGGCAACCAAAGTCACGCGAAGAACTTCAAGAGTTACTTGCTAAAAAGCGTggaaatgcgccgcatagtacgtctgcgccgctgcacccCGAGttggcgcgcagcctcgCCGCATGGAGTAACgcagacgatgcgcgtCTAGTGTAA
- a CDS encoding uncharacterized protein (BUSCO:EOG09260274; COG:O; TransMembrane:1 (i130-149o); EggNog:ENOG503NVQV) encodes MGKSARNKSSATSGTRKKQAAKAAAKYGSDEDTRQDIKSSQLKKMSKKERRQLAKKKVYVPPPKPPQPPPFALDSMGLASLLPPDLVVLLRKALKKDIVTRVRTLESLLSWIQGQPIGEDTQSLSEEERINALIIMLPCWVYLFPRLALSPSQRLRFLTLQVHARLLQPAPDSSVRDELLAHIHIEPIIGFWAVLTYDTSRSVARLGQQIWADVMTWEPIEEGKLSKISLEEYMPVMLQHLLPVLLTPSASIALSQFSASLQSVQTPNPDMGGSRELDAKNRDDANVDESAEELDRRLVAGALGLLQALVSHAPSLGDVSIDTFIESDTLWSTLQAHPMFDTPSLGMEAPIVRQRAWQFLAILDKRVPAMVDAHLGTIAQHAMAGAWAEMDVLVVADMLSALLPLLRRRPEMWTMEEEEEDDDEERGDALAQFLAWVETIGVQAPRQCFPAVIVFLSTMTTNVLPPTTAASDAVMNPLLAIAPSLLGSVGGIDPMGWDAYVNMLGECIVFLTRRLVKSGVASTDIAEFLDEHLSTMWEEQVLGHAQDDVQIPVRFGKKAAPVLGRTLAHLDETLDGTWILQPILSTIKSGLDAPVESLPAVALTLEWALRTAQMQTPPRTDLVHAVRRMGGTVILCAANAAIEHVEALSTLTGILSSPLGQMCEPANERLKTLAFKHIPQESYHDVGQFYTAYLAIGPSEDDRDAVWTGVLGQCMPPNVDQLPELLYLANHASLPPAAILLPWQERIATQPLSAAYLALLQVPNLLDARAEAALLDTAAAELEHGSVQKSAAVLAAWQAQDPAARTQKLLNTPALRNKLSQLYTAAFLYDTTVPAAQTLWDALCKGSKHAPVLDEEATAALRFALLHDIFPAARVVAAANRLEHEPGTSPILKILPDKARIDASMFVAVHGGTNSMVGIVDPLVPLEQHNGDWHALACVANALLAALQSDQSLAPHLSGALPCLSMAAVALEDALFMGDEAQAAHFCKGEPWTSAAKRQIVYFIQTCTRLLTSLAVGLEPLWHERCVAHIQREGEAPSALASILADLWAQGMEASDTSLYARSFARILTGVFSLSSASASDAEPWIQLARRKQVALPLRGALLWATRFAYESQAHDRVRNELIATLGGVPPAKANTEGIACLTLLHCATLADASVALVATQRAVSAMQTVHRWITSDEDLDDALFTRLAAVCVELTPVLHMVPGRHLDLFVDIVEENLEAAHVAEDTSWCTLFHTLTLLDTLYGLSQSEAVADVMTARRDGLRSALHSIFLRLCTFFTELAGQFVPSDAHHAVLALLVRIVQDHVPTKAFAQDRGTLVAFLTTPTAATTLHITAYTLYSAIIQETVREQVVELAVDPSKSSDVSMDYALLHALEQKKPLIEIWEAPVENRSAVFAFLLCWLSVLDHFVEASLSLKTMYAASLQRHSLASDQLFPSLFALMGGAPRALMPVQPVELSRYAVDEVDLVTINPSNASSLQVLAAHVYFRALVHLPTQARDWWLGVRDRRLSLMVSHITSKHCTPLLAERELSHLRDPGALERLQDEAMATKILSSHEVVATYTVDEHPMEIGLRLPSDYPLHGVEIRDIKRVGVSEAQWRAWLLAVQQMLSGKNGLILDALMLFKRNAETKFQGYEGAECAICYSIISPTDETLPNKACRTCKHKFHGSCLYKWVSTSGSSTCPLCRSIL; translated from the coding sequence ATGGGCAAAAGCGCACGTAACAAGTCTTCCGCGACTTCGGGGACTCGTAAAAAGCAAGCTGCAAAGGCCGCTGCTAAGTATGGTTCTGACGAGGATACGCGGCAGGATATAAAAAGCTCGCAGCTCAAAAAAATGAGCAAAAAAGAGCGCCGGCAGCTCGCTAAGAAGAAAGTCTATGTTCCGCCACCGAAACCGCCACAGCCGCCCCCATTCGCGCTGGACTCTATGGGATTGGCGAGTCTTTTGCCGCCAGACTTGGTGGTACTTTTGCGTAAGGCGTTGAAAAAAGATATTGTTACTCGTGTGCGCACTTTGGAGAGTCTTCTTAGCTGGATTCAAGGCCAGCCGATTGGTGAAGACACGCAGTCGCTTTCGGAAGAGGAACGCATCAATGCACTTATCATAATGCTACCGTGCTGGGTGTATCTCTTCCCACGGTTAGCGCTATCTCCGTCGCAACGGCTGCGATTTTTGACGCTGCAAGTCCACGCAAGACTCTTGCAGCCTGCGCCCGACAGCAGCGTACGCGACGAATTACTAGCACACATACACATTGAGCCGATCATTGGATTCTGGGCCGTATTAACTTACGATACcagccgcagcgtcgcgcgtctcgGGCAGCAGATCTGGGCTGACGTTATGACGTGGGAGCCTATAGAAGAAGGCAAGCTTTCGAAAATATCCTTGGAAGAGTACATGCCTGTTatgctgcagcatttgcTCCCTGTATTGCTCACACCATCGGCCTCAATCGCTTTGTCGCAGTTCAGCGCGTCGCTACAAAGCGTACAGACCCCGAACCCCGACATGGGTGGCTCACGCGAGCTCGATGCAAAAAATCGGGACGATGCGAACGTCGACGAGAGCGCTGAGGAGCTGGATCGTCGGCTTGTGGCGGGCGCATTGGGATTACTGCAAGCATTAGTTTCACATGCGCCATCGCTTGGCGACGTATCGATCGATACGTTTATCGAGAGCGATACGTTATGGAGCACATTGCAGGCGCATCCCATGTTTGATACGCCTTCGCTTGGCATGGAAGCGCCTATCGTGCGACAGCGAGCCTGGCAGTTTTTGGCCATCCTTGATAAGCGTGTACCTGCGATGGTCGATGCGCATCTCGGGACGATTGCACAACATGCCATGGCTGGCGCATGGGCAGAGATGGACGTGCTGGTAGTTGCAGATATGCTTTCAGCGCTACTTCCTTTGCTACGAAGACGTCCAGAAATGTGGACCatggaagaggaggaggaggatgacgacgaagagcgTGGCGATGCACTTGCCCAGTTCCTTGCATGGGTCGAAACGATTGGCGTGCAGGCACCAAGGCAGTGCTTCCCTGCCGTCATTGTATTTTTATCGACAATGACAACCAATGTGCTGCCTCCCACGACTGCCGCAAGCGATGCTGTAATGAATCCACTCTTGGCGATTGCGCCTTCCCTCTTGGGCAGCGTCGGTGGAATCGACCCGATGGGATGGGACGCATACGTCAACATGCTCGGTGAGTGTATTGTATTCCTCACGCGTCGACTTGTCAAATCTGGCGTGGCATCTACAGACATTGCCGAGTTCCTCGACGAGCACCTTAGCACCATGTGGGAGGAGCAAGTGCTTGGACATGCACAGGACGATGTGCAGATTCCAGTGAGGTTTGGGAAAAAGGCAGCGCCCGTATTGGGTCGGACGCTTGCGCATTTGGACGAGACTTTGGACGGTACTTGGATATTGCAGCCGATTTTATCCACAATAAAATCGGGCCTCGATGCGCCTGTCGAGTCTTTGCCAGCGGTTGCGCTGACGCTAGAATGGGCACTCCGGACGGCACAAATGCAAACGCCTCCCCGGACCGACCTGGTTCATGCAGTGCGCCGTATGGGCGGCACAGTAATTTTGTGTGCGGCGAATGCAGCAATCGAGCATGTAGAAGCGCTGTCGACCTTGACAGGGATCCTCAGCTCGCCACTTGGACAGATGTGCGAGCCCGCAAATGAACGGCTCAAAACGCTTGCATTCAAACACATCCCCCAGGAATCGTACCACGATGTTGGACAATTTTACACCGCGTACCTGGCAATCGGTCCCAGTGAAGATGACCGTGATGCGGTGTGGACTGGTGTGCTTGGCCAATGCATGCCGCCCAATGTAGACCAACTCCCAGAGCTGCTCTATCTCGCAAACCATGCATCACTGCCACCCGCTGCAATCCTCTTGCCCTGGCAAGAGCGGATTGCCACGCAACCACTTTCGGCTGCATACTTGGCTCTGTTGCAAGTGCCAAACttgctcgatgcgcgcgcagaagcTGCTCTGCTAGACACTGCAGCGGCGGAACTCGAGCATGGGAGTGTCCAAAAGAGTGCAGCAGTACTTGCAGCATGGCAAGCCCAGGATCCTGCTGCACGTACGCAAAAGCTGCTCAACACACCCGCTTTGCGAAATAAATTATCGCAATTGTACACTGCTGCATTTTTGTACGATACAACTGTGCCGGCCGCCCAAACACTCTGGGATGCACTGTGCAAAGGATCGAAACATGCACCAGTCTTGGACGAGGAGGCtactgcagcgctgcgcttcgcaTTGCTTCACGATATTTTTCCCGCAGCGCGTGTCGTTGCAGCGGCAAATAGGCTGGAACACGAGCCGGGCACGTCTCCGATATTGAAAATTCTGCcggacaaggcgcgcattgATGCGTCGATGTTTGTTGCTGTACATGGAGGAACGAATTCCATGGTAGGGATTGTGGACCCACTTGTCCCGCTTGAGCAGCATAACGGTGATTGGCATGCACTTGCATGTGTCGCCAACGCattgctcgctgcgctgcaaagtgACCAAAGCCTAGCGCCACACTTGTCAGGCGCACTTCCGTGCCTGTCCATGGCCGCAGTGGCCCTGGAAGATGCATTGTTCATGGGTgacgaagcgcaagccgcACACTTTTGCAAGGGCGAACCGTGGaccagcgcggcaaaaagaCAAATTGTTTACTTTATCCAAACCTGCACGCGACTCTTGACGAGCTTGGCTGTCGGTCTCGAGCCTTTGTGGCATGAACGCTGTGTTGCACACATACAACGCGAAGGCGaagcgccaagcgcactCGCTAGCATTCTTGCCGATCTCTGGGCCCAAGGTATGGAAGCCAGCGACACGAGCCTCTATGCACGCAGCTTTGCCCGCATCCTCACCGGTGTATTCTCGCTGAGCTCAGCATCGGCGAGCGATGCCGAGCCTTGGATCCAATTAGCGCGCCGGAAACAAGTGGCACTACcgctgcgcggtgctctgCTCTGGGCTACGCGCTTTGCATACGAATCGCAGGCACACGACAGGGTACGTAACGAGCTGATTGCGACGCTGGGGGGTGTGCCGCCGGCAAAGGCGAATACGGAAGGTATCGCGTGTTTGACCCTACTCCATTGTGCGACACTTGCGGATGCGAGTGTCGCGCTTGTTGCTACGCAGCGTGCAGTATCGGCCATGCAAACGGTCCACCGCTGGATTaccagcgacgaggaccTGGACGACGCCTTATTTACACGATTGGCCGCAGTGTGTGTCGAACTTACGCCTGTGCTACACATGGTCCCAGGCCGACACCTCGATCTGTTTGTGGACATTGTAGAAGAAAACTTGGAGGCTGCCCATGTCGCCGAGGATACCAGTTGGTGCACACTCTTCCACACATTGACCTTGCTAGACACGCTGTATGGTCTATCCCAATCCGAGGCAGTTGCAGACGTAATGaccgcacgccgcgatgggctgcgcagcgcattgcacagTATTTTCCTGCGCCTCTGCACTTTTTTCACGGAGCTTGCGGGACAATTTGTGccgagcgatgcgcatcaTGCCGTGCTGGCCCTCTTGGTCCGTATTGTCCAGGACCATGTCCCTACAAAAGCGTTTGCGCAGGACCGAGGCACACTGGTCGCGTTCTTGACTACTCCTACGGCAGCAACGACCTTGCACATTACAGCTTACACCTTGTACAGTGCCATTATACAAGAAACGGTACGCGAGCAAGTAGTCGAGCTGGCTGTCGACCCGTCCAAGAGCAGTGATGTTTCCATGGACTATGCCTTGCTAcatgcgctggagcagAAAAAGCCGCTGATCGAGATATGGGAGGCTCCGGTAGAAAATCGCAGTGCCGTGTTTGCTTTCCTCCTCTGTTGGCTGTCTGTCTTGGACCACTTTGTGGAAGCGTCGCTGTCACTTAAAACAATGTatgccgcgtcgctgcaacGTCATTCGCTTGCCTCTGACCAATTGTTCCCGAGCTTGTTTGCTTTGATGGGTGGCGCTCCACGCGCATTGATGCCCGTGCAACCTGTGGAGCTTAGCCGCTACGCGGTAGACGAGGTGGACCTTGTTACAATCAATCCAAGCAACGCTTCGTCGTTGCAAGTGCTCGCGGCACATGTTTATTTCCGTGCCTTGGTGCATTTGCCAACACAGGCCAGGGATTGGTGGCTCGGCGTCCGTGATAGGCGACTTTCCCTGATGGTCAGCCATATCACAAGCAAACactgcacgccgctgctAGCGGAGCGGGAATTGAGCCACTTGCGCGATCCTGGGGCATTAGAGCGACTCCAGGATGAGGCAATGGCGACCAAGATTTTGTCTAGCCATGAAGTCGTCGCGACGTATACAGTCGATGAGCACCCCATGGAAATTGGTTTGCGTCTTCCAAGTGATTACCCGTTGCATGGAGTCGAAATTCGTGATATCAAGCGCGTTGGTGTGAGTGAGGCGCAATGGCGTGCGTGGCTATTGGCCGTACAGCAAATGCTCAGCGGGAAGAATGGACTCATTTTGGACGCCCTCATGTTGTTCAAGCGGAATGCAGAGACCAAGTTTCAGGGATACGAAGGCGCAGAATGTGCTATATGCTATTCAATCATCTCACCGACGGACGAAACATTGCCAAACAAAGCTTGTCGTACATGCAAGCACAAGTTCCACGGTAGTTGCTTGTACAAGTGGGTGAGTACGAGTGGCTCGTCGACCTGCCCATTGTGCCGTTCTATTCTGTAG
- a CDS encoding uncharacterized protein (TransMembrane:1 (i81-102o)), whose product MASLLAQSPAAALSEARRDSVSTASDATINFDEEMDGDPLWDVYEDGIPLAPLYDAQRRMRWDTRRHKDSDCIWGMDRRGLMIICSVVGGMVLTIILLPWLAASYNITPTPAPPPNSTRAAHTTQSPVPITASAPTRSVLY is encoded by the coding sequence ATGGCgtcgctgctcgcgcaaagTCCTGCCGCGGCGCTATCTGAGGCACGACGCGATAGTGTCTCGACTGCATCTGATGCGACTATAAATTTTGATGAGGAGATGGACGGCGATCCGCTCTGGGATGTATACGAAGATGGAATTCCTCTCGCGCCCTTgtacgatgcgcagcgaagAATGCGGTGGGACACTCGCCGACACAAAGATTCCGATTGCATTTGGGGAATGGATAGACGCGGCCTTATGATCATTTGCAGCGTGGTTGGCGGCATGGTGTTGACTATCATTTTACTTCCATGGCTCGCAGCCTCGTACAATATAACACCgacgcccgcgccgccgcccaacAGTACGCGTGCTGCACACACCACGCAATCTCCTGTGCCTATAACCGCAAGTGCGCCTACCCGTAGCGTCCTGTACTAA
- a CDS encoding uncharacterized protein (EggNog:ENOG503NV6Y; COG:J; COG:K; TransMembrane:2 (i285-302o322-344i)) — MSAPSASDSKNVQMNLQAEKVPTQRSLFAGEEEEFGDEELGDDVDLGMGQYDRDLGVSAADDYNMSASNSHDGTATDSQQVAAAQTAIPEPVRKYLTLFHQAVVQNNVIGISNAYESHWNRLKEKYYQRTEWPDAEVIAPLVGNDHKFLLLYRELWYRHIYSRLSPDGEDRTQSYDNYCDFFNYVLNSDGPVPLELPVQWLWDIIDEFIYQYQSYSQWRSKATAKNESEIQLLQDTGVWSSYSVLNVLYSLIQKSNITEQLIASNEGKDPDEVAGEFGSRPLYKMLGYFSIIGLLRVHVLLGDYSLALKMMDHVNLNKKNGFLNRVTACHVTAYYYVGFAYMMLRRYPDAIRAYTHILVFVMRLRQYHTRSYQYDLINKMADRMYALLAICCALCPTRLDDNVQTAMREKYGEQFSKMTKGDSDALTAYQELFLYACPKFITCNPPPYDNAEALKTYTQSPPLDAVQHQLRVFLATVKTQLSNVHVRSFLRLYTSLGTDKLAGFLDADEEEVVEMMMVLKNSTQSLKWTGGGLLEGEVINTSDLQFAVDTDMVHIAESRIGRRYGDWFVRNANRMNNVLASMLRKPLPIANRPQKGTSAVTKSKGS; from the coding sequence ATGTCCGCACCTTCCGCTAGTGATTCCAAGAATGTGCAAATGAATTTGCAAGCGGAAAAAGTGCCCACGCAACGTTCTTTGTTTGCCGGAGAAGAGGAGGAGTTTGGCGACGAAGAACTTGGCGACGACGTTGACCTTGGCATGGGCCAATATGACCGCGATCTTGGCGTATCCGCAGCGGATGATTACAATATGTCTGCGTCTAATTCTCACGATGGTACAGCGACAGACTCTCAGCAAGTTGCCGCTGCCCAAACCGCGATTCCGGAGCCTGTGCGCAAGTATCTGACCCTGTTTCACCAAGCCGTTGTACAAAACAATGTGATAGGCATCAGTAACGCATACGAGTCTCACTGGAACCGTTTGAAGGAGAAGTACTATCAGCGCACAGAATGGCCCGATGCAGAAGTCATTGCACCTCTCGTGGGAAACGACCATAAGTTTCTGCTGCTCTACCGCGAGTTGTGGTACAGGCACATTTATTCACGACTTTCTCCCGACGGAGAAGATCGTACGCAGTCGTACGATAATTACTGCGATTTCTTTAACTATGTCCTCAATTCGGACGGTCCTGTGCCACTGGAGCTTCCTGTGCAATGGCTCTGGGACATTATTGACGAGTTTATCTACCAATACCAGTCGTACTCGCAGTGGCGCAGTAAAGCGACTGCGAAGAACGAGTCCGAAATTCAGCTCCTTCAGGACACGGGCGTGTGGAGCAGCTACAGTGTTTTGAATGTGCTCTACTCTCTCATCCAAAAGTCTAACATCACGGAACAGCTCATTGCGAGTAACGAAGGGAAAGACCCCGACGAGGTCGCTGGCGAATTTGGCTCGCGCCCTTTGTACAAGATGCTCGGCTACTTCAGCATTATCGGCCTGCTCCGTGTGCATGTCCTGCTGGGAGACTACTCACTTGCACTCAAGATGATGGATCATGTGAACCTGAACAAGAAGAACGGGTTTTTGAACCGGGTGACTGCGTGCCATGTAACTGCATACTACTACGTTGGGTTTGCTTACATGATGCTTAGGCGTTACCCTGACGCTATACGTGCCTATACGCACATCTTAGTTTTTGTCATGCGTCTCCGCCAATATCACACACGGAGTTACCAGTACGATTTGATCAACAAGATGGCCGACCGCATGTATGCTTTGCTTGCTATTTGTTGTGCACTGTGCCCTACGCGTTTGGACGACAATGTGCAAACGGCCATGCGCGAAAAATACGGCGAGCAATTTTCTAAGATGACCAAGGGTGACAGCGACGCACTCACCGCATACCAAGAGCTCTTTTTGTATGCTTGTCCGAAATTTATTACTTGCAATCCTCCCCCTTATGATAATGCGGAGGCCCTTAAGACATACACTCAATCACCACCATTGGATGCCGTGCAACATCAGCTTCGAGTTTTCCTCGCAACGGTGAAGACGCAGTTGTCCAacgtgcatgtgcgctCCTTCCTTCGTCTCTACACTTCACTTGGCACTGACAAGCTTGCCGGATTTTTGGACGcggacgaggaagaagtGGTTGAAATGATGATGGTGTTAAAGAACAGTACTCAGAGTCTAAAGTGGACTGGCGGTGGATTGCTCGAGGGCGAGGTTATTAATACAAGCGATCTTCAATTCGCTGTTGATACTGACATGGTGCACATTGCGGAATCTCGCATTGGGCGCCGCTATGGTGATTGGTTTGTACGGAACGCTAATCGGATGAACAATGTTTTGGCAAGTATGTTGCGGAAGCCGCTTCCCATTGCCAACCGTCCCCAAAAGGGCACCAGCGCTGTGACCAAATCCAAGGGCTCGTAG